The sequence below is a genomic window from Hydractinia symbiolongicarpus strain clone_291-10 chromosome 10, HSymV2.1, whole genome shotgun sequence.
TAGAAAGAATATTTAATTTGTATTTTCGGATATTGATCTATAATGTCATTATACTAATTCTTAACAAATGGAAAAATTCTAAATACAAAGTTTTCACCTATCCGTAGCTAAAAAACTGCCAACAGTTCATTCAATTCAGCTGAATGTGTTCTCACACGCAAGGCATTTTGTAATATCCAAGATTTAAGATCTGTTAATTACGTCTACAATAATTTTTACTGCATTAGTATCTGCGCTTCTGCTTAAATGAGGTTATTCTCCATGTGTTCCCTGGCTCAGAACGATTGAAGACGCTACCTTTGATATAATAAAGCATAATTGTACCATTATTTATACACTAGAAGCGGAAGTTATGAACtcttcagttttatttttttagacctTGTAAACGAACAGTCTTGTTACGCAACTAAggaatttttataaacaaaataaaaattcccaTCGACACAGAATTACCTAAAGAAATAAAACGACTCATAAAAGGAGTGGAGTGCTAGAACTGCCAGGAACAGCTTGTTTGCACAAATAAAACTTGACTGATTTTGCaatacatttctttttttagcaCACACAATGTTGACTTTGTGTTTGCTGTTCGTTTCCATTTATTGGGGTGTAACAAAAAGTACTGAGCTGGCCTTAAATAATGGCGAAATTACTTCAGATACGTTGGCAGATTTCAAACATGAGTTGGATATGACCGGTATGAACATTGTGAATGAGATGTATTCTTTAAAAGATCGAGTTAAAAGGAACACTGAACCTGAGAACGAAAGGTAGGACGTGTTATACTTTAactattatatatttttcttctgtTGACAACTTGGTTTACACAGTTGTGTGCTTTTTGGAATTTACAAAGATTATTTTGATTGacgtgttttttttaacaagtttttACAGCGTGCACACAACGTGGACTTATTCTTTATACCGTACTTATTAAAATGGATgcttgtaattttttgtttctgtcaTTTAGAAATCATTATGAAATCACAGAGGAAAGCAAACATCACCGTAGTCGTCGTTCTAGTGTTTTGTTGAATATGGTTAAAGCTGCTCGAAAAACTGGCAATCGTGAAGGTAGTTTAGATAAACTTTTAAGTATACCAAATTTCAATTACCAGAACTTGTTTGTCAACCTGTGCTTTAAAATCACATAAAATTAGAATTTCAAATCTTATTACTACTCTCTTTTTATTCTGGATTCTAGTCCCTTCTTTTTATAACCTACGCATATAGAGCATTCTCTCTTTCATAATTAAGGATACATTTTTTCATAGAATTAAACTTACAATCCGCCACTCCTGTTGGTCCAATACAGTCGATGTACGAAGCAACCGATATGGTACCCATCAACATCCACGCCACAAATCAAAACAACGAGGCAATTAGATTATTCGCAGTTGCAAACCATAAGAACTTAACAGGTGGTTATGAATCAAATGTAGTAATTCTCAGATACAATGAAACTAGCCAACAGTTTTCCGTTCACCAAAACATTCCTGAATATGCTCCATTTGAAGTAGAAGCCTTCAAAGGCGCCATTACTCCAATGCATAACAAACATTTCCTAGCGGTAGCAGGTATGTTATTTTATGTCGCTTTCTTGTTTGCTTATGTGCCCTTGTTGTCTAACTGCGTCTACGCCGGTAGTAAACTTATGAGCTCATTGGCCTTCTTTCTTCTACAGGTTACGTAGACGACAGCTCACGACAATATCCCACAAAGGTCTCCCTTTATGAACTTGGACCAGCTCCTGACTACAAATTTATCAAGATCCAAGAATTACGTTACAACCGTGTAAGATCCTTAAAATACATTGAAATCATGCAGACAACATATTTGATCCTTGGCGTATACTATAAAGATAATCCGCAACCAGTAGGACGAAGATATTCCTCACCCAGTCACATCATGGTGATGCTTTTCGATCCCAATGGTAATATGTTTCACTTTCATTCCAGTTTGCCTGCGTCAGGTGCTGTTGACATCGAGTGTTTTACATCTGGTCAGAGAACATATCTTGTCGTTGCCAACTACTGCAATGACGATGGGCGTCTTGACATTTTCTCTTACATCTACTTGTACAACGAACAATTTCGAGGATTTCAGTTGCATCAGTATATCTCAACTCACGGAGCCAGAGATGTAGAACATTTCAAGCTGGCCAATGAAGATTACATTGTGATTGCAAATGAAGCTTATGGTACACTCACTAATAAAACATTTGGCTCCTATTCTACCGTTTACAAGATTAGTCATGGCAAATTCGAACAAGTTCAAAGCTTGGAGACGTATGGTGCAATAAAATGGAAACATCTTTCTGTCCCAAACTGCAAACAGGATGTCTTGTTGATGTATGGAGATCAAAGAAACAACATTGACCAAGTTGGTATATATTCATTCTCGCACGACCAAGAAAGCTTTAAAGCAGTTCAGTTTTCAATTTATCATACTGATGATCTCAGTCCTTCATATCGCCCGCATCCACTGTCTTTGGCAGCGTTCAATACACAAGATTTGCAAACAGGTGACTACAGTTTATACGTAATTATTGGAGCCAACGACACCACCTCAAAAAGCAACGTATACAAACTTTCTTACGAGATTATTTACACCGATTCACCATTAGATGCTTTTGGTAGGGATGTTCAAGATCAGATTGCCGCTTTAAACAACACCATAAACGAAGTCAGACGACTTCTTGCAAATGCAAAAGAAACCTTGGCGGACGCAGTGACAAAAGAAGGAGAACAACTTATCACAGGCAAGAAAAACTTTGAAACTTTAACGTTTCTCACAGGTACAATCAATACAGTCAATCTTACTGTTGGAAGTTTGCTCCTCGTTAAAGATAATAAGACTTACAGAGCTCATCCTGATATTGTTCCACACGTCCCATTGGAAGAATTGGAAGAAAACATAACACGTCATAACAACACCGTCAGAGGAGTATTGGATAATAAAGAAAACTTGATGTACGTTGATGTATCACAGAATATTACTGCACCAATACATTTCAATTTTATTCGTGGTTACGATGTGGACGCGCAAAACGTTAATCTCGTATCAGACGTGATAAATGATGTTAACGTGACACATTTAATGCATGACGTAATAGTTAAGAATGTTGACACTGTTGTAGATAAGAAAACATTTGCAGGTGGTGTCAATGTTTACGCAAATATGACGGTGAATGGCTTGATCAATAACATCTCCACGAGCGACGTAGTTGTCAATGGTACAAACCAAACAATTTTAGCATTAAAAGTCTTTACAGAGAATGTTATGGTGATGGGCAATTTAACAAGTGGAAGTATCAATGAATTCAATTTTAATAAGGCTATACAAATCAACCAACCAACTACAATCACGGGGCCTGTAACGTTCAACAACGATATCTCTACTGCCAACATTACAGCACGTCGTACCATCAACATGGTAACTCTTTCTCAACTTTTTAGCAATACTGTTTCCAAAAGCGTGAAACAAAATATCACTGGTCACAAACTTTTCACAAATGTTCTTTCCAACAAGAATGTGAAAGTTGGTTTAGTTAGTGGTCTGGATTTGTCCAAACTGGCAGAAGAAGCTGCGAAGGTGTCCAACAGCACCTACATCTAtggcaataaaatttttaccaaCAATGTCACTATCCTTGAAGATCTAGATGTAGAAGAACTTATCAACGAATTCAAATTTCCGAAGGATCTCGTCTTTAAATCAAAACAACAGAACATCACCGGAAAAAAGGTATTCACTGGAAATGTTGCTATGTCCCAAAACCTTCTTACTACCGGCACCGTTGATGGTATCAGCTTGGATAGCGTTGTAACGCTTTCCACACGACAAACCATTTTGGGTCAAAAGACATTAACCAATTCAGTGTCTTTCGAAGGGGATGTTTTCATCCAAGAAAATCGCACGGTCAATAACATTGATATTTCAGAATTCGTTAAAGATATCGTTACGTCTTCAGGCAACCAGGCATTTCCAAGCTTAACATTTTCTGATCATATTACATTCTACAATTCAAAAATAGCTAATCTTATCAACAACGATACCGTTGCAAGCATGAAAGAACTATTCGTGAATTCTCTTCACAGTGTAGGTAATCAAACATTTACAGGTGAGAAGATATTTATATCTCAAATCAACATTACGAAAGATCTTAAAGCTGACACCATCAATAACCTCAGTTTTCCAGGAGACTTTGCTCGCGTCCATGCTAATCAAACATTCACAGCCAATAAAGCATTCGTTGACGATGTTTACCTCACAGAATTGGAAACAGATGAAACAATCAATGGAATTGACATTGCTAACTTCTCTTCAAGTATTATTACAACTGACGGAAACGACATTATAAAAGGGACAAAGAACTTTTCAGGCAACGTCATCATTCATGGAAATCTTCATATTGAAGGCAGTATGAACAATATCAAGTTAGCCACTGATTTAATGTTTGTAGGTCTCGATCAGGTAATCACTGGCAAAAAGTTTTTCTCCACTATGATATTCCCCAATTTACACGTAACTGCAATGAAAAATATTGGTGTTGAAACCACTATTGATCGAGTTGATTTATCGGACTTAGACCTATCTGGAATGACCGTCACAAGAAATGAAACTGTAACTGGTAAAATGTGCTTTGAACAAACAGACTACAACCGTTCTGTTGATTACATTAATGGAATCGACTTGTCGGTATTAAAAGCAGATATTGTTACACTCGACACTGAACAAACAATAACCTCTGAGAAGTATTTCGAGATTCTGAAATTAGAACGCAACCTTAACACAACATCAACTATTGATGGCATTGACGTGTCAGAATTGTATGCTTCTGCAATATTAACAAATCGTGATGGAAGCGTTGCTGGAAAT
It includes:
- the LOC130662824 gene encoding uncharacterized protein LOC130662824 encodes the protein MLTLCLLFVSIYWGVTKSTELALNNGEITSDTLADFKHELDMTGMNIVNEMYSLKDRVKRNTEPENERNHYEITEESKHHRSRRSSVLLNMVKAARKTGNREELNLQSATPVGPIQSMYEATDMVPINIHATNQNNEAIRLFAVANHKNLTGGYESNVVILRYNETSQQFSVHQNIPEYAPFEVEAFKGAITPMHNKHFLAVAGYVDDSSRQYPTKVSLYELGPAPDYKFIKIQELRYNRVRSLKYIEIMQTTYLILGVYYKDNPQPVGRRYSSPSHIMVMLFDPNGNMFHFHSSLPASGAVDIECFTSGQRTYLVVANYCNDDGRLDIFSYIYLYNEQFRGFQLHQYISTHGARDVEHFKLANEDYIVIANEAYGTLTNKTFGSYSTVYKISHGKFEQVQSLETYGAIKWKHLSVPNCKQDVLLMYGDQRNNIDQVGIYSFSHDQESFKAVQFSIYHTDDLSPSYRPHPLSLAAFNTQDLQTGDYSLYVIIGANDTTSKSNVYKLSYEIIYTDSPLDAFGRDVQDQIAALNNTINEVRRLLANAKETLADAVTKEGEQLITGKKNFETLTFLTGTINTVNLTVGSLLLVKDNKTYRAHPDIVPHVPLEELEENITRHNNTVRGVLDNKENLMYVDVSQNITAPIHFNFIRGYDVDAQNVNLVSDVINDVNVTHLMHDVIVKNVDTVVDKKTFAGGVNVYANMTVNGLINNISTSDVVVNGTNQTILALKVFTENVMVMGNLTSGSINEFNFNKAIQINQPTTITGPVTFNNDISTANITARRTINMVTLSQLFSNTVSKSVKQNITGHKLFTNVLSNKNVKVGLVSGLDLSKLAEEAAKVSNSTYIYGNKIFTNNVTILEDLDVEELINEFKFPKDLVFKSKQQNITGKKVFTGNVAMSQNLLTTGTVDGISLDSVVTLSTRQTILGQKTLTNSVSFEGDVFIQENRTVNNIDISEFVKDIVTSSGNQAFPSLTFSDHITFYNSKIANLINNDTVASMKELFVNSLHSVGNQTFTGEKIFISQINITKDLKADTINNLSFPGDFARVHANQTFTANKAFVDDVYLTELETDETINGIDIANFSSSIITTDGNDIIKGTKNFSGNVIIHGNLHIEGSMNNIKLATDLMFVGLDQVITGKKFFSTMIFPNLHVTAMKNIGVETTIDRVDLSDLDLSGMTVTRNETVTGKMCFEQTDYNRSVDYINGIDLSVLKADIVTLDTEQTITSEKYFEILKLERNLNTTSTIDGIDVSELYASAILTNRDGSVAGNVTFHNNITIVNDLTTGLMNNVNISKFSELFISKSQNETLGNLTINGSVQATTLTVEKVNDINISKDVVFKDVDQVIHDSKQFGNVSIVNMSTSGLINGVNLIELQDEAVFIDSNATLFGENTFVNNVIVNGNITTTGTVNGYDLQNPNVARTSGVSSQVITGTKTILNTSTLDHLLAENVNSRNFSALYESAVRVNENIEIFGTITFENSTSASSTQVNGDLNVDGTINGVNLTKFASSVLKKTGAQDMISKRINGNVTVSSLIVNGSVNNLMAEDLVTKTTTQTIAGKTVFSNLHLLGNLVTKLVNGVNLSHLYETTLLKNATNKQVITGTKTFSDEIQFGDIVTQYLVDGVKIDANAFVTLDTQQTIYGNVTFSENFVSSHLIVGGKVAGVNLTTLNTTKVTKQGDQTITTDVTSSNNVNVLKNIVISGLVNGIDLSSFNKKSPELHSELDDLERQLNETLAKQCDSLTYVKDALAVSSFRLDFFVKAQTLFSTVGVRSTEYFELEGVKYLVVSITTEDACQQSVVMKFNSSNLLSTHQFLTTSGSVIVKFFTASWNESYLLVVNSETNCNETSGPSQLLKWNPGSQTFQPYKDLSTSNAVDADIIFNSDPVCILIANANHSTAVWKLTKSDVTLFAANIHLSNAVHTFVSEDVNYVAIATQTDTLSSRGSVLLYTYNNFILTRSHEVMARGPRSITTFAAKGKTYLVIANDRDFTEDGHSTYDVTVDIFVQTLTSFEWFQSIPTHRAVHVSTYQIGTSIYLSVIQYEQSISMYRFGYELGFEKVDQLRIEGARHANHFSIDHQHYLVISTHIDNFVWTTYATDLLKLSPIGPDPYKVNMTDQCL